TGATAGGAGGCGGGGTCATGTGACACAGGCCACACCCCATGTATAATACCAGCAAGGTGTCCAGACACTGCGACCACCAGACACATCACCACCACTTACTGTAGCGTGGTCTATAacatgtacagtgtatatatagtagtgaCATTGGGGGAAAATGGCGCCTGCAGCACCAGGTCACATGACTGACAAAACAGGGATACTGGAAACACCATGAATAACTTCAGgagagcgccacctgctggtaTAACCTGACACCATGCCTGGGGAACCATGTGcaatatatatctgtgtatattaGTATACAGCCTGTGGTCCCCGCTGTACACCCATAGAGGACGGCACCGGGATGGGGTCCCTGCCGTACACCGCCAGCATTCCACTAGTGAGGCCTACGGTTGGGATTACACTGTATTTTGGCAGCGATCGTGCAGCGGTTTtctgctttgatccgtttttcatccgaCTTCTATTATAAAGAACAGATGAGATCACAATCTTAGCGCACACAAAACAACGGCCGCCTCCTCCGCTGCTCCCGCTCGATGTCAGCTAATATCGGGGAGCGAGAGGTGATCGGACGGGCCGGCACTCACCACCTCCTCACCCCTTACACCGGAGCCCGTCCCCCGCAGTGTCAGGGAGCGAAGCGCAGGCCGGAGCCCGTCCCCCGCAGTGTCAGGGAGCGCAGCGCACGCCGGAGCCCGTCCCCCGCAGTGTCAGGGAGCGAAACGCAGGCCGGAGCCCGTCCCCCGCAGTGTCAGGGAGAGAAGCGCACGCCGGAGCCCGTCCCCCGCAGTGTCAGGGAGCGCAGCGCACGCCGGAGCCCGTCCCCCGCAGTGTCAGGGAGCGCAGCGCACGCCGGAGCCCGTCCCCCGCAGTGTCAGGGAGCGCAGCGCACGCCGGAGCCCATCCCCCGCAGTGTCAGGGAGCGCAGCGCAGGCCGGAGCCCGTCCCCCGCAGTGTCAGGGAGCGCAGCGCAGGCCGGAGCCCGTCCCCCGCAGTGTCAGGGAGCGAAACGCACGCCGGAGCCCGTCCCCCGCAGTGTCAGGGAGCGAAACGCACGCCGGAGCCCGTCCCCCGCAGTGTCAGGGAGCGAAACGCACGCCGGAGCCCGTCCCCCCCAGTGTCAGGGAGCGAAACGCACGCCGGAGCCCGTCCCCCGCAGTGTCAGGGAGCGAAACGCACGCCGGAGCCCGTCCCCCGCAGTGTCAGGGAGCGCAGCGCAGGCCGGAGCCCGTCCCCCGCAGTGTCAGGGAGCGAAACGCACGCCGGAGCCCGTCCCCCGCAGTGTCAGGGAGCGAAACGCACGCCGGAGCCCGTCCCCCGCAGTGTCAGGGAGAGAAGCGCAGGCCGGAGCCCGTCCCCCGCAGTGTCAGGGAGCGAAACGCACGCCGGAGCCCGTCCCCCGCAGTGTCAGGGAGCGAAACGCACGCCGGAGCCCGTCCCCCGCAGTGTCAGGGAGAGAAGCGCAGGCCGGAGCCCGTCCCCCGCAGTGTCAGGGAGAGAAGCGCAGGCCGGAGCCCGTCCCCCGCAGTGTCAGGGAGCGAAACGCACGCCGGAGCCCGTCCCTCGCAGTGTCAGGGAGCGAAACGCGCGCCGGAGCCCGTCCCCCGCAGTGTCAGGGAGCGAACCACACGCCAGCGCTCTTCTCCCATCCAATACTCACCTCCCAAATTATCCGACAGGGGAAAAAGGGTttgatttttcttttaaagggccagcgctgatttctgtgtatatacatatacatacatacacacacacacacacacacacacacacacacacacacatatatatatctgttaTACAAGTACAGCTCCACAACCCAGCACTAATCCTGACACACTGCAACAGACCCTCAGCTCTGCCATCCAtcagctcagccattcactgacagTCAGCAGAGGCGTGGACACAGCAAGATACACTGACAGCCAGCAGAGGTGTGTATACAGTTAGATACACTGATtgtactccccccccctctatatacactgacAGCCAGCAGGGGCGTGGATACACTGTGATACTCCCCCGTCTATATACACTGACAGCCAGCAGAGGTGTGGATACAGTTAGATACACCGTGATACTCTCCCCTGTCTATATACACCGGCAGCCAGCAGAGGTGTGGATACAGTTAGATACACCGTGATACCCCCCGTCTATATACACTAACAGCCAGCAGAGGTGTGGATACAATTAGATACACCGTGATActctcccctctatatacagtgacagccagCAGAGGTGTGGATACAGCGTGATacacccccccctctatatacaccggCAGCCAGCAGAGGTGTGGATACAGTTAGATACACCGTGATActctcccctctatatacagtgacagccagCAGAGGTGTGGATACAGTTAGATACACCGTGATactccccccatctatatacactgACAGCCAGCAGAGGTGTGGATACAGTTAGATACACCGTGAtatccccctctatatacagtgacagccagCAGAGGTGTGGATACAGTTAGATACACCGTGatacccccctctatatacacggTCTCTGTATCCCGGAGCGGCACTACCTCCCCCACCGGGCccgctcccctcccctccccgccGCCTCTGTACAGCCACACGTGACCCTGCACCGGAGCCGCCGCTCGGTAACCGGCCAGCGAGGAGCAGGGGGCGGCGGATGCAGCGCGGGAGGCCCGGGCCCGGTGTGGAGCGGCCCCGGATCCGTCTGCGCCCGGGATGGAGACGGATTGTCGCACTCACCATCATCTTGTCTGATGTCTCAGGATCCGAGCCGGCTCCACTGATCCCACAATGCACCGCGAAGAACCTTCCGGAACCTTCCAACCGTCACTGGGCGTGGCTGCCCCATTACCATGGACGCTGACAGAAGAGGCCACTGGAGAGAACACCTGATTGGTCAGTCTCTCGCCATCTTACTTCCTATTGGCCCGCCGCTAGAACTCTGCCGGAAGTATCGGTTGCTGTGGAGATCAGAAGCCTGAGTTTCACGCCTCGTTTTCGCCAAAAGTCTCTTTAATTGGATGTGCTGGCTTTTTAGCTCACTGCCTATTGGTCGGCTACCAGGAAAGGCGTAACTACTCCTGCGACCCGCCGTATGGCCTGCTTCCTATTCATTACTGCATATAGAAGAAACCATTGTGCGTTTCTATTAGGTTCTCTACGGTCACTGACACTGATTGACGTTCCAACGAGCCAATCAATAGCACGCCTCTCTCTACCACAGGTACAGGAGGAACTCGGTGCCGCGGGACAACGGTAGCTGTGCGGAGGCTCTTATGGTCACTGAGAGGGGTCATGGGGGGCAGAGCGTGGAGGGGCTCCCtgctgaccctgctgctgctgcttctctcaCACTCCCTGCTGGCCTGGGGTAGGTATTACAGGCAGGGAGGTATAACGTGATGGTGCCGGCGCCTCTGTATTGGTCAGGGGCCGGTATTACATCTGGGACATCCCtgggtgtataatgtacaggtgctggtgctccccctgctggtctgGGGCAGGTATTACATCAGGGACAGCCCtgggtgtataatgtacaggtgctggtgctccccctgctggtctgGGGCAGGTATTACATCAGGGACAGCCCTGGGTGTATAATGTAGAGGTGCTGGTGCTCCCTCTGCTGGTCTGGGGCCGGTATTACATCAGGGACAGCCCtgggtgtataatgtacatgtgCTGGTGCTCCCTCTGCTGGTCTGAGGAAGGTATTACACCAGGGACAGCCCtgggtgtataatgtacaggtgCTGGTGCTCCCTCTGCTGGTCTGAGGCAGGTATTACATCAGGGACAGCTCTGGGTGTATAATGTAGAGGTGCTGGTGCTCCCTCTGCTGGTCTGAGGAAGGTATTACATCAGGGACAGCTCtgggtgtataatgtacaggtgctggtgctccccctgctggtctgGGGCAGGTATTACATCAGGGACAGCCCtgggtgtataatgtacaggtgctggtgctccccctgctggtctgGGGCAGGTATTACATCAGGGACATCCCTGGGTGTATAATGTAGAGGTACTGGTGCTCCCTCTGCTGGTCTGGGGCGGGTATTACATCAGGGACAGCCCtgggtgtataatgtacaggtgCTGGTGCTCCCTCTGCTGGTCTGGGGCCGGTATTACATCAGGGACAGCACTGGGTGTATAATGTAGAGGTGCTGGTGCTCCCTCTGCTGGTCTGGGGCAGGTATTACATCAGGGACAGCTCTGGGTGTATAATGTAGAGGTGCTGGTGCTCCCTCTGCTGGTCTGAGGAAGGTATTACATCAGGGACAGCTCTGGGTATATAATGTAGAGGTGCTGGTGCTCCCTCTGATGGTCTGGGGCAGGTATTACAGCAGGATCAGCTCTAagtgtataatgtacaggtgCTCCCCCTACTGGTCTAGGGCAGGTATTACATCAGGGACAGCTCTGGGTGTATAATGTAGAGGTGCTGGTGCTCCCTCTGCTGGTCTGAGGAAGGTATTACATCAGGGACAGCTCTGGGTATATAATGTAGAGGTGCTGGTGCTCCCTCTGATGGTCTGGGGCAGGTATTACAGCAGGATCAGCtctatgtgtataatgtactggtgCTCCCTCTGCTGGTCTGGGGCAGGTATTACAGCAGGATCAGCactatgtgtataatgtacaggtgCTCCCCCTACTGGTCTAGGGCAGGTATTACGTCAGGGACAGCCCTGGGTGTACAGTGTACAGGGGCGTCTGCCCCCTCTGCTGGTCTGGGGCAGGTATTACAGCAGGATCAGCactatgtgtataatgtacaggtgCTCCCCCTACTGGTCTAGGGCAGGTATTACGTCAGGGACAGCCCTGGGTGTACAGTGTACAGGGGCGTCTGCCCCCTCTGCTGGTCTGGGGCAGGTATTACAGCAGGATCAGCtctatgtgtataatgtacaggtgCTCCCCCTACTGGTCTAGGGCAGGTATTACGTCAGGGACAGCTCTGGGTGTCAACTGTCAATTGCCCTTTTCTCGCCCTCAGGTCTCCGGATCCAGGATTACTTGTATTTCCAGGTGCTGAGCCCGGGCGACATCCGCTACATCTTCACCGCCACCCCCGCTAAAGACTTTGGGGGAGCGTTTGTGAGTATTGATGCCTGTGGCTTCCAATCCTCTTCTATAATCTGGGGCCTCCTAGAAGAGACTGATGGCTGTGAGGTGGAGGGCGCCCTCCTCTGACTTTATCACGTGGCCCTGACTACAATCTTGTGTAGATCTCACAGATGGCGTCCCCGATGCTGATGGATCCTCTGTGTCTGTTTCCTTCTAGAGTCAGAGATACGACCAGATCCACCTGGTCCCTGCGGATCCCCCCGAGGCCTGCGGAGAGCTCAGTAATGGCGCCTTCATCCAGGGCCAGATTGCGCTGGTGGAGCGGGGGTAAGTGGACGGCACATTGCTCCCTACTGGTAGGATTCCTGTCTGTTAGGTAATCGCCCCCTCCTGGTGACAGGAACAGCGCTCACCACACAGGACGCCTCATCTGACACTCACCATCACCATGGAAACAGGAGAGaagatacaatgtaacatctcAGGAGAATTCGGTTCTGGACATGGAGCTGTTTGACTCCTGATGCTCCATGTGCTAGAGGAGGCCTGTAGGGAAGGTTACCGGGTCACCCTCCTCAGAGGCGGTGCCTGTGTACCATGTGCTAGAGGAGGCCTGTAGGGCAGTGTTATTGGGTCACCCTCCTCAGAGGCGGGGCCTGTGTACCATGTGTTAGAGGAGGCCTGTAGGGCAGTGTTATTGGGTCACCCTTCACAGAGGTGGGGCCTGTGTACCATGTGTTAGAGGAGGCCTGTAGGGCAGTGTTATTGGGTCACCCTTCACAGAGGCGGGGCCTGTGTACCATGTGCTATAGGAGGCCTGTAGGGCAGTGTTATTGGGTCACCCTCCTCAGAGGCGGGGCCTGTGTACCATGTGTTAGAGGAGGCCTGTAGGGCAGTGTTATTGGGTCACCCTTCACAGAGGCGGGGCCTGTGTACCATGTGCTATAGGAGGCCTGTAGGGAAGGTTACCGGGTCACCCTCCTCAGAGGCAGCGCCTGTGTACCATGTGCTAGAGGAGGCCTGTAGGGTAGTTACTGGGTCACCCTCCTCAGAGGTGGGGCCTGTGTACCATGTGCTAGAGGAGGCCTGTAGGGTAGTTACTGGGTCACCTTTCACAGAGGCGGCGCCTGTGTACCATGTGCTAGAGGAGGCCTGTAGGGTAGTTACTGGGTCACCCTTCACAGAGGCAGCGCCTGTGTACCATGTGCTAGAGGAGGCCTGTAGGGCAGTGTCCTCAGGGGCAGGAGCTGGTGACAGCCAGTCTGCACCCCCATCATACAGGGAGAAGTTGGTCAGTGCAGTCCCACAATACAGTGTATAGGGGGCGCTCATACAGTGTTCTGTACTGACCTGATGAACGGCCATAGTAGAACTGTAATCCGCTGCTCACGTCCCCTCTCATCTCCATCTCCAGAGGCTGCTCCTTCCTGTCCAAGACGCGGGTGATCCAGGAACACGGCGGCAGAGCGGTCATCATCACCGACAACGCATCCGACAACGACAGCGTCTATGTGGAGATGATCCAGGACAACTCTGGACGGACGGCGGACATCCCGGCCCTCTTCCTTCTGGGGAGAGATGGGTGTGTATAGCGGCCTGACCAGGGAGGGAGTCTCTATGTTACAgcatcagggtatgttcacaagacAGAGTCTGCTTGAAATTCCGGAGTGTGAACAGACTCTAACGCTGTTGTAGCTGAGCTGGACAGTGCAGCTAGTTCAAGAAGCCTCttcaagagtcactgtcgtatttttttttttatttttttttttgcagaaatcaatagtccaggcgattttaagaaactttgtaattgggtttattagccaaatctgccattatccgcatgtaaaaagccttttcccaggtccccccctccttcctcttttccatccactgcaaaaaaatctgaaaattgtgacttgttgcaggagacgtaccctgtctgttctagggagaggggaggggggaggaggaaggagggagttagccggcagcagaaagcagataacagaggattacaggcaaggagctgggtgacagctgtaatccgagctcagacaggtcactggtgactgtcacaggagatatcccgtgagggatttgtagattaactctttgttgtcctgttttggtgttttctttagctctctccataggagaacaatgaagacaggggggagagcttcaaactgctttttcatgataaaaatgcattttttggctaataaacccaattacaaggtttcttaaaatcgcctggactattgatttctgcaaaaaaaaaatttcacgacagtgacactttaaatcagtctttcctccagagctgcattcacgattcttcgttgtccttttAGATTCAGATacagctgccccctgctggctcagTGCATTATGGGATCCCAGATTGGAGCTGTGCTGGAGGGGTATGAATGCAGCTttagatgtgactggagtatgaggtggagtaACGGTGGTCTCTCCTGCAGGTATATGATCCAGCGCTCTCTGGAGCAGCACGGCCTCCCCTGGGCCATCATCTCCATCCCGGTGAACGTCAGTAGCATCTCCACCTTTGAGCTCCGGCAGCCGCCCTGGACGTTCTGgtagcccctccccccatcccggTGCGGCCGCAGCGCAACCTGGTGTTTTTTCTAGCGCATTagccagcagatggcgctgtttAGTGTATTTCTATACATGATGGTTTTTTCGCTTTTGTGAAGCAGATTTTTTTGTATTTCCCGTCTTCCTCCTGAATCCCAGGACCGAGTGTTGAACATGATGATAAAGTCTCGAAGGTTTCACAGGTGACTCCTCTGtcgtttttttttatcaaggtGAATCATGCTTACTGCCTTAGGAGAAGTAACAGAAttaggagtgcagctctggagtagtgAAATCAGAGGGAATAAACCTCAGGTTCCTGGAGTGtcggtgtggtgtgtgtggataCCATCAGGCTGCAGACCAACAAGATAAACCAACAAGATTTTATTCAATGGCCGACACTACAGCAAGGTGCTCActatatatcagggatggggaaccttcggctctccagctgttgcaaaactacaattcccatcatgcctggacagcctttggctgtccaggcatgatgggagttgtagtttgcaacagctggagggccgaagattcctTATCCCTGCTCTATATGAAGCATATCCCTGAACGAGCAGGATGCTGCCCCCTAGAGGATCTCACTAACCATGTTACACATCAATGGCTCTTCAGGTTTACTTCCTCTCCAATCTGGGTTCAtaacctctgcttgctgtcagtgaataagcGTATCCATTTTAGTATTTAGCAGCCTTCCTGACCTAATCCCTCTCGCAGCTGCGGGTTTGTTACAATCATACCCAGTGTAGACAGGCTCcagactgacacactgtaacagacctgaGGCTGCAGAGTTCTGTGTTCTTGTCTACACTGAATACGGTTGTTATCTTACCCCTTTGCTGTAAAAAGTCTTGACAAGCCCCGGATCTGGGGGCAGTGGGGGTTGGAGACATGTTAGGCATTGCTTAGCTCCTCAGGGTTTCTTGAGGTTGGATACGTAGTTTGATACTTCTATTAGATTGTGATCCGGATCCCGGAAATACACAGACTGGATCTCCCCCACTGCGCCGGTCCGAGACACTGGTCCTTCCTCTATTGGGATGCCGCAGATCTGCAAGAAATATGAAGAATACAGCTATGGAATCAGTGGACAGAGGATGATATTCTGCAGCGCCGCAGCCTGTTACACCAGACTCGTTACGTTACAGGGCAGTCGTGCAGCTAATGGGAGGGATTAAAGCCTACAGAAACGCGTCCTCTACAAACACAGAAAAGCCATCCCACAGGTTGGGGCATAGAGTAGGTGAGTGCTGCCCCAGATATCAATATTGTACCCCACTACCCTAGATCACCTGGGGTGCAGACATTAACCTCCCATCTACCTTAGATGACCTGAAGTGCAGATATTGGCCCCCAACTACCTGAGATGACCTGGGGTGCAGATTATGACCCCCAACTACCCTAGATGACCTGGGGTGCAGATATTGACCCCCTACTATCCTAGATCACCAGGGGTGCAGACATTGATCCCCAACTACTATAAATGACTAGGGGTGCAGACATTAACCCCCATCTAACCTTAATGACCAGGGGTGCAGACATTAACCCCCATCTAACCTTAATGACCAGGGGTGCAGACATTAACAACTAACTACCCTAGATCACCAGGGGTGCAGACATTGACCCCCAACTACCCTAAATGATTAGAGGTGCAGACATTGACCCCTAACTACCTTAGATCACCTAGGGTGCAAACATTAACCCCCAACTAACCCTTATGACCAGGGGTGCAGATATTAAACTCAACTACCCTAGATCACTAGGGGTGCAGACATTGACCCCCAACTATCCTAAATGATCAGAGGTGCAGACATTGACCCCTTACTACCCTAAATGACTAGGGGTGCAGACATTGACTCCCAATTACCCTAGATCACCTGGGGTACAGACATTGGCTCCAGCTACCTCAGATCATCAGGGGCATAAAAACATATACTGAAACTTCTGTAGGTCACCAGGGGTGCAGAAACTGACACTAGCCTACATCTCCTGCTGTCCAGGCATTGACCCCAACTGCCCTAGATTCCAGGGGTCactgtcagctctcctggttaTCCGGGGTAGTTTGGTCAGTGTCTGCATCTCTGGTGATCTACAGCCTAGGTGACCAGGGATGCAGAGATGAATACCAGCAGATGCTGTGTGTGAGAGCCATGAGCCGCCACCCTGTGTTATCACCCTGTGTGTGACTCCAGATCGGAGGAGGAAGAAACCTCAGCGATGATTAACCCTTCCATCACCCGATGACAAACCTGCAGATGTTGTAGGACGGCGCTGAGCGGGGTCTCTGTGATCAGGCACAGATCGGCCGAGCCCGGTTTGGGATGTTTTGCCTTCGGTTCAAACTCCTTCCCAGCCTCATGGAGGTTAATCTTCTGTACACCGAACGCCAGCGCCTTCCTGCCCCCCTGAGAGGAGAAAATAGCGTCACATCATAGCCAAGATCTGTCAGCAGAACATTCTACAGCTGATATAACCCTCATCTGTCAGTAAGACTCTACCTGTTAGTAATACCCACCATAACATATTGTCAGTAAGATCTTCTACGTGTCAGTAAACAGTGACGGATCCTATGGTAATGTCTCCCCTCCCTGGCCCACCCTATAATACCCCCCTCAGACATGGCTGCTCTGGAGTATTAAGGGGTCCCCCTTCCCTGGCAGATCACACATCTGGGTAGTGGGCAGCGGTCACCCACATCAGTTTTGTGTCTGTACCTTAAAGGTGACGACGTCCATGCCGAGCACCCGTGTGTAGAAGCCGACAGTGTCCTCCAGGCTCCGCACCGTCAGCACCAGGTGATCCAGATGTTTAATGCGAAACGGCGCCTGAGAGTCCGAGAGCAACCGAGCGATCCCAGAGCCGAGCTGAAACCGCAACCGAGTAACATCAACTGCTGAAATACTCTGTTCTGCTGAGAgaacatgtgaggaggaggaggcacaggggcacatggtgtgtgtgtgtgtatatatatatatatatatatatatatatatgggggggattacctgggtatatatgggggtattacctgggtatatatgggggtattacctGGGCTCTGGGTATGAGGGGGCACATGGTGTATATATGGGGTATTACCTGGGCTCTGGGTAGGAGGAGAGGGCACATGGTGTATAAATGGGGGTATTACCTGGGCTCTGGGTATGAGGAGGGGGCACATGGTGTATCTATGGGGGTATTACCTgggtatatatggggtattacCTGGGCTGTGGCTCTGAGGAGGCAGCacggtgtatatatgggggtattacctgggtatatatggggtattacCTGGGCTGTGGCTCTGAGGAGGCCGcatggtgtatatatgggggtattacctgggtatatatgggggtattacctGGGCTCTGGCTCTGAGGAGGCGgcacaggggcagcatggtgtatatatgggggtattacctgggtatatatgggggtattacctGGGCTCTGGCTCTGAGGAGGCGgcacaggggcagcatggtgtatatatgggggtattacctGGGCTCTGGCTCTGAGGAGGCGgcacaggggcagcatggtgtatatatgggggtattacctGGGCTCTGGCTctgaggaggaggcacaggggcagcatggtgtatatatgggggtattacctGGGCTCTGGCTCTGAGGAGGCGgcacaggggcagcatggtgtatatatgggggtattacctgggtatatatgggggtattacctgggctctgaggaggaggcacaggggcagcatggtgtatatatgggggtattacctGGGCTCTGGCGAGGAGgcacaggggcagcatggtgtatatatgggggtattacctGGGCTCTGGCTCTGAGGAGGCGGCACAGGGGCAcatggtgtatatatgggggtattacctgggtatatatgggggtattacctGGGCTCTGGCTCTGAGGAGGCGGCACAGGGGCAcatggtgtatatatgggggtattacctgggtatatatggggtattacCTGGGCTCTGGCTCTGAGGAGGCGGCACAGGGGCAcatggtgtatatatgggggtattatctgggctcTGGCTCTGAGGAGGCGGCACAGGGGCAAcatggtgtatatatgggggtattacctGGGCTCTGGCTCTGAGGAGGCGgcacaggggcagcatggtgtatatatgggggtattacctgggtatatatggggtattacCTGGGCTCTGGCTCTGAGGAGGCGgcacaggggcagcatggtggttgTGCTCTGCAGGCGGCAGGGAAGTGATGGAATATAATACTGTGTAAATCCCCTTCTGCATTTTAGAGTTTGTACTTcctgatggaggaggaggagagagaggaggaggatgggtagGCCCTcacaccctcctccccctcctcctcctcctcctcaggacaTTGTGCAAAGTCTAGGAGAGGCTTTTATATAGGGAACCAGATGGAGAGTGTAACTGAGACATACACACCAGTAGC
Above is a window of Dendropsophus ebraccatus isolate aDenEbr1 chromosome 7, aDenEbr1.pat, whole genome shotgun sequence DNA encoding:
- the PRADC1 gene encoding protease-associated domain-containing protein 1, with amino-acid sequence MGGRAWRGSLLTLLLLLLSHSLLAWGLRIQDYLYFQVLSPGDIRYIFTATPAKDFGGAFSQRYDQIHLVPADPPEACGELSNGAFIQGQIALVERGGCSFLSKTRVIQEHGGRAVIITDNASDNDSVYVEMIQDNSGRTADIPALFLLGRDGYMIQRSLEQHGLPWAIISIPVNVSSISTFELRQPPWTFW
- the GLOD5 gene encoding glyoxalase domain-containing protein 5 isoform X2 — protein: MLPLCRLLRARAQLGSGIARLLSDSQAPFRIKHLDHLVLTVRSLEDTVGFYTRVLGMDVVTFKGGRKALAFGVQKINLHEAGKEFEPKAKHPKPGSADLCLITETPLSAVLQHLQICGIPIEEGPVSRTGAVGEIQSVYFRDPDHNLIEVSNYVSNLKKP
- the GLOD5 gene encoding glyoxalase domain-containing protein 5 isoform X1 yields the protein MLPLCRLLRARAQLGSGIARLLSDSQAPFRIKHLDHLVLTVRSLEDTVGFYTRVLGMDVVTFKGGRKALAFGVQKINLHEAGKEFEPKAKHPKPGSADLCLITETPLSAVLQHLQICGIPIEEGPVSRTGAVGEIQSVYFRDPDHNLIEVSNYVSNLKKP